A single Natrinema pellirubrum DSM 15624 DNA region contains:
- a CDS encoding YeeE/YedE family protein, with translation MVADPIALQLTAELFPNGISRYAIGGLLVGLGTVVIYVGTGIPAGASTFLESTLSYVSGQSRFQQYVSSRDWRVVFTLGIILGAFAFAATVQSGVLTTSLYEPGTTGELYEVGGVTLWSTDVQPWRLLVGGVFVGIGTRIGKGCTSGHGVCGVGSASKTSLVGVATFLTVAIVTAQAVSALGVSP, from the coding sequence ATGGTAGCTGATCCAATCGCGCTCCAACTGACCGCCGAGCTGTTCCCCAACGGGATCAGCCGTTACGCCATCGGCGGACTACTCGTCGGTCTCGGCACGGTCGTGATCTACGTCGGGACCGGTATCCCGGCCGGGGCGAGTACGTTCCTCGAGTCGACGCTGTCGTACGTCTCGGGGCAGTCCCGGTTCCAGCAGTACGTCTCCTCGCGAGACTGGCGGGTCGTGTTCACGCTCGGTATCATCCTGGGCGCGTTCGCGTTCGCGGCGACGGTCCAGTCGGGCGTGTTGACGACCTCGCTCTACGAGCCCGGGACCACCGGCGAACTGTACGAGGTCGGCGGCGTGACCCTCTGGTCGACCGACGTACAGCCCTGGCGGCTGCTGGTCGGCGGCGTGTTCGTCGGGATCGGCACCCGAATCGGCAAAGGGTGTACGTCCGGCCACGGCGTCTGTGGCGTCGGGTCGGCGTCGAAGACGTCGCTGGTCGGCGTGGCGACGTTCCTGACGGTCGCGATCGTGACCGCACAGGCCGTTTCGGCACTGGGGGTGTCGCCATGA